A stretch of Electrophorus electricus isolate fEleEle1 chromosome 3, fEleEle1.pri, whole genome shotgun sequence DNA encodes these proteins:
- the LOC113570775 gene encoding claudin-20, with translation MPSSTMQMLAFILALLGVLGATVATLLPNWKVSADVGSNIMTAISQMQGLWMDCTWYSTGVFSCTFKYSVLALPAYLQTARTTMVLACMTATLGLCLAALGLKCTHWGGSHRSKGHTAIAAGACFVIAGVLCLVPASWFTNEVITTFLDARVPQSSKYEPGGAVYVAFISAGFFLAGGVIFCLSCPRRSHGPLDSGSSHPDKPLRQQPQPQQERTTDDRHKKERREQHSQTESPDQEQQHKEKPYDKELQADGQQLEQPVTEKKPHLEPGGQYRSPYRSPSRNRPQDIKAVYSLQDYV, from the coding sequence ATGCCGTCCTCCACCATGCAGATGCTCGCCTTCATCCTGGCGCTCCTCGGCGTGCTGGGCGCCACGGTAGCCACGCTGCTACCCAACTGGAAGGTGAGCGCCGATGTGGGCTCCAACATTATGACGGCAATCTCGCAGATGCAAGGGCTGTGGATGGACTGCACCTGGTACAGCACGGGCGTGTTCAGCTGCACCTTCAAGTACTCCGTGCTGGCACTGCCCGCCTACCTGCAGACTGCCCGCACCACCATGGTGCTTGCCTGCATGACTGCGACGCTCGGACTCTGCCTGGCTGCCCTGGGGCTTAAATGCACACACTGGGGAGGCAGTCATCGGTCCAAAGGACACACAGCGATTGCAGCTGGGGCTTGCTTCGTCATCGCTGGGGTCCTGTGCCTCGTGCCTGCATCCTGGTTCACCAATGAGGTCATCACTACTTTCCTGGATGCCAGAGTGCCCCAGAGCAGCAAATACGAGCCAGGAGGAGCCGTGTATGTGGCATTCATATCAGCGGGGTTCTTCCTGGCTGGAGGTGTGATCTTCTGCCTGTCGTGTCCCAGAAGAAGTCATGGTCCACTGGACTCCGGCTCATCCCACCCCGACAAGCCGCTCAGGCAACAGCCGCAGCCGCAGCAGGAGCGGACGACGGACGACCGGCACAAGAAGGAACGTCGCGAGCAACACAGCCAGACGGAGTCACCAGACCAGGAGCAGCAGCACAAAGAGAAGCCGTACGACAAGGAGCTTCAGGCGGACGGACAACAGCTGGAGCAGCCCGTGACCGAAAAAAAGCCCCATCTAGAGCCGGGGGGTCAGTATCGCTCACCATACCGCTCCCCATCCCGGAACCGACCTCAGGACATAAAGGCTGTCTACAGCCTACAGGACTATGTTTAA